A genome region from Brevinematales bacterium includes the following:
- a CDS encoding STAS domain-containing protein — MQYERKPSDDGTVTYKINGDFTIFFLNNIKSDIEKDIGGGKVIYFLFDFEEVNYIDSAAISLLIMTGKYNDGKGKPLFIKKPKDVVKRIVDNAELTFVEYQY; from the coding sequence ATGCAGTACGAAAGAAAACCAAGTGATGACGGAACGGTTACCTATAAGATCAACGGGGACTTTACCATCTTCTTTCTTAATAACATCAAATCTGATATTGAAAAAGATATCGGCGGGGGGAAAGTGATTTATTTTCTCTTCGATTTTGAAGAAGTGAATTATATCGATTCCGCCGCTATCAGTCTCCTGATTATGACCGGGAAGTACAACGACGGGAAGGGCAAGCCCCTGTTTATCAAGAAGCCTAAAGATGTGGTGAAGCGTATCGTGGATAACGCGGAACTCACTTTCGTGGAGTACCAGTACTAG